Proteins encoded by one window of Synechococcus sp. WH 7805:
- a CDS encoding sigma-70 family RNA polymerase sigma factor → MTSTTPPTPPCRRLERLQRREQHRPIPASIQKRNGQVLQHLGLAHHAANQQLPRGGGEYDDLRQEACLGLVKSLDCFEPSRGHRVSSYVMPHATGQILHYRRDRLQTLRIPWRLKDLHTRGMRLQEQRLHAGQATFSDADLAAALGVSPRRWQQAKSAHLDQRLVSLNTPISTKKGARPNDGDEQIELLPSPGSEAHDDPQQRWLHEALQNLDPDHRRWLWSYWIDGIPISRLAEQEQMNRRRLSTILQDTLRDLRYKAGSTFNSSPPGMPPLPSPARQPRLSARH, encoded by the coding sequence ATGACCTCCACCACACCACCGACCCCGCCCTGCCGCCGGCTCGAACGTCTGCAGCGCCGGGAGCAGCACCGCCCGATTCCTGCATCCATCCAAAAGCGCAATGGACAGGTGCTGCAACACCTTGGGCTGGCTCACCATGCGGCCAATCAACAGTTGCCCCGGGGCGGCGGCGAGTACGACGACCTCCGCCAAGAAGCTTGTCTCGGACTCGTGAAAAGTTTGGACTGCTTCGAGCCCTCCCGTGGCCACCGGGTGAGCAGTTACGTCATGCCGCATGCCACGGGTCAGATCCTTCACTACCGGCGCGATCGTCTGCAAACACTGAGAATTCCCTGGCGACTGAAGGATTTGCACACCCGTGGCATGCGGCTGCAGGAGCAGCGCCTGCATGCAGGCCAGGCAACCTTCAGCGATGCAGATCTGGCCGCCGCTCTGGGGGTGTCCCCTCGCCGCTGGCAGCAGGCGAAAAGCGCCCATCTGGATCAACGCCTGGTGTCGTTGAACACCCCGATTTCAACGAAAAAAGGAGCAAGACCAAACGATGGCGACGAACAGATCGAGCTGCTTCCCAGCCCAGGGAGCGAGGCTCACGACGACCCCCAACAACGCTGGTTGCATGAGGCCCTGCAAAACCTTGATCCGGATCATCGCCGCTGGCTCTGGTCGTACTGGATCGACGGCATTCCCATCAGCCGCCTGGCTGAACAGGAACAGATGAATCGAAGAAGGTTGTCGACAATCCTGCAGGACACACTGCGGGACCTGCGCTACAAGGCTGGATCAACATTCAATTCATCACCCCCAGGAATGCCGCCGCTGCCATCGCCAGCAAGGCAGCCCAGGCTGTCTGCAAGGCATTGA
- a CDS encoding DUF92 domain-containing protein — protein MAFATPDFPTQEPMLWLTALVVNGVLISVAQRFPVLTRAGWCHAGLLGTVLWGALGWRGWLAVVAYLVLGSLVTKLGFARKRDLGLAEARGGRRGPENVWGSAFTGLVLAMLVAAGLGSEHLLLVGFAASFAAKLADTFGSEIGKRWGRTTLLITTLRPVPAGTEGAVSIEGTLASALGSLLMTFVMALLGLLTTASSVVLVFVVGLVATLLESFLGATGQGRWPWLSNEIVNALQTAWAALLAMAAAAFLGVMN, from the coding sequence ATGGCCTTTGCTACGCCAGATTTCCCAACCCAGGAGCCAATGCTCTGGCTGACGGCGTTGGTGGTGAACGGTGTTCTGATCAGCGTGGCGCAGCGCTTTCCGGTGCTGACGCGTGCTGGTTGGTGTCATGCGGGACTTCTCGGCACGGTGCTCTGGGGTGCCTTGGGTTGGCGGGGGTGGCTCGCGGTGGTGGCTTACCTGGTCTTGGGTTCATTGGTCACCAAGCTGGGATTCGCGCGCAAGCGAGATCTGGGTCTTGCCGAGGCCCGGGGAGGACGCCGCGGGCCTGAAAATGTCTGGGGTTCAGCTTTCACCGGCCTGGTGCTGGCGATGCTTGTCGCCGCTGGACTGGGATCTGAGCACCTCTTGCTGGTCGGGTTTGCGGCCAGTTTCGCGGCCAAGCTTGCCGATACGTTCGGCAGTGAAATCGGGAAGCGCTGGGGACGGACCACCCTGCTGATCACCACATTGCGACCAGTGCCGGCAGGCACTGAGGGTGCCGTGAGCATTGAGGGGACTCTTGCCAGTGCTCTGGGAAGCCTGTTGATGACCTTCGTGATGGCACTGCTAGGCCTGCTGACAACGGCTTCGTCTGTGGTGCTGGTGTTTGTGGTTGGGCTGGTTGCCACGCTGCTCGAGAGCTTTTTGGGAGCCACCGGCCAGGGTCGATGGCCCTGGCTCAGCAATGAAATCGTCAATGCCTTGCAGACAGCCTGGGCTGCCTTGCTGGCGATGGCAGCGGCGGCATTCCTGGGGGTGATGAATTGA
- the mfd gene encoding transcription-repair coupling factor: MPLSSLVRLLQTSALSGELCDRLDRSDRLLLRGAGRAARALVASAMARHQDRPLLVVVPTLEEAGRWTALLDLMGWRSAQLYPTSEGSPYEPFDPTSEITWGQLQVLSELQVEGQSNDLAIVATERCLQPHLPPPQVLADRCRTLRKGDTLDLEVLALSLSQLGYERVSTIDQEGTWSRRGDIVDVFPVSSELPVRLEFFGDELDKLREFDPASQRSLDPIDSLRLTPTGFSPLIAEALRESMPDGLDQLLNEQALNELLDGGTPEGMRRLLGLAWQEPASLLDYLPAACCVAIDERRHGRSHGDQWFDHAEEHHGDLGLPLPKLHRPIDEAMALADAFRGFDLAELQEKDDHPNAFDLNSRPVSAYPNQFGKLGELIKGYQKEKQAVWLLSAQPSRAVALLEEHDCVSRFVPNAADAAAIERLVEQSTPVALKTRGTADLEGLQLPAWRVVLITDREFFGQQTLTSTGYVRRRRKAASRTVDPNKMRPGDFVVHRNHGIGRFQKLEKLAISGEVRDYLVVQYADGILRVAADQLGSLGRYRANSDAPPQLSKMGGSAWVKAKERASKALRKVALDLVKLYAERHQAPGFAFPVDGPWQTELEESFPYEPTPDQLKATAEVKRDMEKSQPMDRLVCGDVGFGKTEVAIRAIFKAITAGRQVAMLAPTTVLAQQHWRTLSERFAPYPIKVALLNRFRTAGERKSILEGLKKGTIDAVVGTHQLLSKSTAFDKLGLLVVDEEQRFGVNQKEKIKALRKDVDVLTLSATPIPRTLYMSLSGVREMSLITTPPPLRRPIKTHLAALDEEAIRSAIRQELDRGGQVFYVVPRVEGIEDVAGQLRQMLPGLKLLVAHGQMAEGELESAMVAFNGGEADVMLCTTIVESGLDIPRVNTILIEDAHRFGLAQLYQLRGRVGRSGIQAHAWLFYPGNASLSEAARQRLRAIQEFAQLGSGYQLAMRDMEIRGVGNLLGVEQSGQMEAIGFDLYMEMLQESLAEIQGQDIPSVDDTQVDLQVTAFIPADWITDADEKMAAYRAAAECLSSDELVELAALWADRYGALPGPVQSLLQLMNLKLLAKRCGFSRIRPEKPNIVLETPMEEPAFRLLRQGLPQHLHGRLVYQAGPGAAAKVLARGLGVLPMEKQLDELKGWLEQMAAQIPDADGLTAEQREQQQKDRNEAVLSV, translated from the coding sequence ATGCCCCTCAGCTCCCTGGTGCGTCTGCTGCAGACCTCGGCGCTGAGCGGTGAGCTGTGTGATCGGCTCGATCGCTCGGACCGTTTGCTGCTGCGTGGAGCTGGGCGCGCTGCCCGCGCTTTGGTGGCTAGCGCCATGGCCCGCCATCAAGACCGGCCTCTGTTGGTGGTGGTCCCCACTCTGGAGGAGGCCGGACGCTGGACCGCGCTGCTTGATCTGATGGGTTGGCGCAGTGCCCAGCTGTATCCCACCAGTGAGGGGTCTCCCTATGAACCCTTTGATCCCACCAGTGAGATCACCTGGGGGCAGTTGCAGGTTCTCAGTGAATTGCAGGTCGAAGGGCAGAGCAACGACCTGGCGATCGTGGCCACAGAGCGCTGTCTTCAGCCCCACCTGCCGCCCCCGCAGGTGCTCGCTGACCGCTGCCGCACCCTGCGCAAAGGCGACACTCTTGATCTCGAGGTGTTGGCCCTTTCTCTCAGCCAGCTGGGTTACGAGCGGGTGTCGACGATCGACCAAGAAGGCACCTGGAGTCGGCGCGGGGACATCGTGGATGTGTTTCCGGTGAGCAGTGAGCTGCCGGTGCGGCTTGAGTTCTTCGGCGATGAACTCGACAAACTCAGGGAGTTTGACCCCGCCAGTCAGCGATCCCTGGATCCGATCGACAGCCTGCGGCTGACCCCGACCGGGTTTAGCCCTCTCATCGCCGAAGCCCTGCGCGAGTCGATGCCCGATGGGTTGGATCAGCTTCTGAATGAGCAGGCTCTCAATGAGCTTCTCGACGGTGGCACCCCGGAAGGGATGCGTCGGTTGCTCGGACTGGCCTGGCAGGAGCCCGCGTCTCTTCTCGACTATCTCCCCGCAGCGTGCTGCGTTGCGATTGATGAGCGCCGGCATGGGCGATCCCATGGCGATCAATGGTTCGACCACGCCGAAGAGCACCATGGTGATCTCGGACTGCCGTTGCCAAAGCTCCATCGCCCGATTGATGAGGCCATGGCTCTGGCTGATGCCTTTCGTGGTTTCGATCTGGCTGAACTGCAGGAGAAGGACGATCACCCCAATGCTTTTGATCTCAACAGCCGGCCGGTTTCGGCGTATCCCAATCAGTTCGGCAAGCTTGGTGAGCTGATCAAGGGCTACCAGAAGGAGAAGCAGGCGGTGTGGCTGCTGTCGGCCCAGCCGAGTCGTGCCGTCGCCCTGCTCGAAGAACACGACTGTGTCAGTCGTTTCGTTCCCAATGCGGCCGATGCTGCGGCCATTGAACGGCTGGTCGAGCAGAGCACACCGGTGGCTCTGAAAACCCGTGGCACCGCTGATCTCGAGGGACTGCAGCTGCCCGCCTGGCGCGTGGTTCTGATCACTGACCGTGAATTCTTCGGGCAGCAGACACTGACTAGCACGGGGTATGTGCGTCGGCGGCGGAAGGCGGCCAGTCGCACGGTGGATCCCAACAAAATGCGCCCCGGCGATTTTGTGGTGCATCGCAACCACGGCATCGGTCGCTTCCAGAAACTCGAGAAGCTGGCCATCAGCGGTGAGGTGCGCGACTACCTCGTTGTGCAATACGCCGATGGCATCCTGCGGGTGGCCGCAGACCAATTGGGAAGTCTGGGGCGATACCGAGCCAACAGCGATGCTCCGCCTCAGCTGAGCAAGATGGGCGGTTCGGCCTGGGTGAAAGCCAAGGAACGGGCCAGCAAGGCCCTGCGCAAAGTGGCGCTCGATCTGGTGAAGCTCTATGCCGAGCGCCATCAGGCTCCGGGGTTCGCCTTCCCTGTGGATGGTCCCTGGCAGACCGAGCTTGAGGAGTCGTTCCCATACGAACCGACACCCGATCAGCTCAAAGCCACGGCAGAGGTGAAGCGGGACATGGAAAAGTCCCAACCGATGGACAGGTTGGTGTGCGGTGATGTGGGCTTCGGCAAGACCGAAGTGGCCATCCGGGCGATCTTCAAGGCGATCACCGCGGGGCGTCAGGTGGCCATGCTTGCCCCCACCACGGTGCTGGCCCAGCAGCACTGGCGCACCCTCTCCGAACGTTTTGCCCCTTACCCGATCAAGGTGGCTTTGCTGAACCGGTTCCGCACGGCTGGAGAACGCAAGTCAATCCTCGAGGGATTGAAAAAAGGCACCATCGATGCCGTGGTCGGTACCCATCAGTTGCTCAGCAAAAGCACAGCGTTCGACAAGCTCGGCCTGCTTGTGGTGGATGAGGAGCAACGCTTCGGGGTCAACCAGAAGGAAAAAATCAAGGCCTTACGCAAGGACGTTGACGTTCTCACGCTTTCGGCAACGCCGATTCCACGAACGCTTTACATGAGTCTTTCTGGTGTGAGGGAGATGAGCCTGATCACCACACCGCCTCCGTTGCGGCGTCCGATCAAGACCCATCTTGCCGCTCTCGATGAGGAGGCGATTCGTAGCGCGATCCGTCAGGAACTGGATCGGGGTGGGCAGGTGTTCTACGTGGTGCCTCGCGTGGAGGGGATTGAGGATGTGGCTGGTCAGTTGCGTCAGATGCTTCCTGGGCTGAAGTTGTTGGTGGCTCATGGCCAGATGGCCGAGGGTGAGCTTGAAAGTGCCATGGTGGCCTTCAACGGTGGTGAAGCCGATGTGATGCTTTGCACCACCATCGTGGAGAGCGGTCTCGACATTCCACGGGTGAACACGATTCTCATCGAGGACGCGCACCGTTTCGGACTGGCTCAGCTGTATCAGCTGCGCGGTCGTGTGGGCCGCAGTGGCATTCAGGCCCATGCCTGGTTGTTTTATCCCGGTAATGCCTCCTTGAGTGAGGCGGCGCGTCAGCGTCTGCGCGCGATTCAGGAATTCGCCCAGTTGGGAAGTGGTTATCAGCTGGCCATGCGCGATATGGAGATCCGGGGCGTCGGCAATCTGCTTGGTGTGGAACAGAGCGGACAGATGGAAGCGATCGGCTTCGATCTCTACATGGAGATGTTGCAGGAGTCGCTTGCGGAGATTCAAGGGCAAGACATTCCTTCTGTGGATGACACCCAGGTGGATCTGCAGGTGACAGCCTTCATTCCTGCGGACTGGATCACCGATGCAGACGAGAAGATGGCTGCGTATCGCGCTGCAGCGGAATGCCTCAGCAGTGATGAGCTCGTGGAGTTGGCGGCTCTCTGGGCTGACCGTTATGGAGCGCTGCCAGGACCGGTTCAGTCGTTACTGCAGCTGATGAATCTGAAGCTTCTGGCCAAACGCTGCGGTTTTTCCCGCATCCGTCCGGAGAAGCCGAACATTGTTTTGGAGACGCCCATGGAAGAGCCGGCCTTCAGGTTGCTCCGGCAGGGCTTGCCCCAACACCTGCACGGCCGGTTGGTGTACCAGGCTGGACCGGGTGCTGCTGCCAAGGTGCTGGCCCGGGGACTGGGGGTTCTGCCGATGGAGAAACAGCTGGATGAGCTCAAGGGCTGGCTGGAGCAGATGGCGGCTCAGATCCCAGATGCTGACGGATTGACTGCTGAGCAGCGAGAGCAGCAGCAGAAAGACCGTAACGAGGCTGTTCTGAGCGTCTGA
- a CDS encoding YqhA family protein has protein sequence MGDNLKPTRKLRVERRFESAIWRFRLITLIPVVMSLMGSVSCFVLGTYEELTVLTKVMQGHFTYANSTLLIGKVVGGIDYYLIGIALLIFGYGIYELIISDIDVRQQDNSQERRNLLNIESLDGLKHKLTKVIIVALIVTAFKVMVGFEVKTITELLQYCAGVLMLAFSAYLIGRTGKH, from the coding sequence ATGGGCGACAACCTCAAACCCACACGCAAGCTCCGTGTGGAGCGACGCTTCGAAAGTGCGATCTGGAGGTTCCGCCTGATCACGCTCATCCCTGTGGTGATGAGCCTGATGGGCAGCGTCAGTTGCTTCGTGCTTGGAACCTACGAAGAGCTCACCGTGCTCACGAAGGTGATGCAAGGTCATTTCACCTACGCCAACAGCACACTGTTGATCGGCAAGGTTGTTGGAGGCATCGACTACTACCTAATCGGCATCGCCTTGCTGATCTTCGGCTACGGCATCTATGAGCTGATTATTTCCGACATCGATGTCCGCCAGCAGGACAACTCTCAGGAACGTCGGAATCTTCTCAATATCGAATCCCTCGATGGTTTGAAGCACAAGCTCACCAAGGTGATCATCGTGGCTCTGATCGTTACCGCCTTCAAGGTGATGGTGGGTTTCGAGGTGAAAACCATCACGGAACTCCTTCAATACTGTGCCGGTGTGCTGATGCTGGCCTTCAGCGCCTATCTGATAGGTCGCACCGGCAAGCACTGA